The window GCTGACTCTGCAGCCCAGCCCCTGGGATTGAGTCTCCCCTTTGCCATTTGGTCTCTGGGGAACTCTGAACAAGTCACGACAtccctttgagcctcagtttcttcttgtgAAAGTGTTCTGCAAGATGAGTATCTCAGTGTTGTCTTGAAACTCAGAttcccagaggggaaaaaaaaaggatgctcTAAAACCTCTCTGTGGTAGAGAGGGGCTAGTTCATCCCCAGATCCCAGCGTCATGAAGACAGTCTGCTCTCTTGTTtgttccttcctccagggagGTGAGAAAGGGGCTCCAGCCCGGCTTCCTGCAGTGCCCAGCCTGCAGCTGGTCCACAGCCGGTGCTGGGCGAGGCTGAACCTAGAAGAGCCACCCCTGTGAGCTGGTATCGGAACTCGTGCCTCCTTGCTTGCGCAGGAGTTAAGCACTCATTCCTGGAGGAACCGAGGGTAGAGTTTATCTGGCAGCTGGGTTTTCCAGCTCACCCTTTCCTGGGCTGTGTCCCAGCTAAGGTGGAATTGGAAGTAGCAAAATGTCTCACTGGTGAGGTCAGGAAGTGAGGGGTGGGGTCAGATGAGGCCATGTGGCTGGTGAAAAGCTGAGCCGTCTTCCCAGTGCCTTGGGGTGATTGAGGAGGTGCCTGTGCTGCTCTGCCCCTCCTTGGAAGTGAGAATGGGAAGTGTCGCTTATTGGTCACAGGCCGCAGTAACCCTCACGGGCTTAATACTTTAAAGGAGGTATTCAGGACCGTGCTCATCAGTTGAGGGAAGGAGGCTCCAAGAATGGCTGTGGCTTGTCCTAAGACCTGAAGGGAGTACAGGGTAGAAAGAGGCTTTGGACAAGGGCTGTTGAGCTTTGGGCTCTTTTCCCCAAGTTTCCAGTTTGTTTGTTGGATCATTCTTTGGCGGTGGTGGGTCGTCGTTGCTGCGCGCAGGCTCTTTGTAGTTTCGGGGAGCAGGGCCTCCTCTTCATCACGGTGCCTGGGCTTCTTGtggcggtggcttctcttctgggctctgcagcacatgggatcctgCCGGAGCAGGGCTGGAACCCAccttccctgcactggcaggtggactcccaaccactggacccccagggaagcctaccAGTTTTTACACAGGGTAAGAGGGGAGGGTCCATGTAGACTTGAGAAAACCTCATGTGACTCTCCAGACCGGATGTGCTCCTTTTGGAGgtatggggcggggggggggggggtgcggggggggcGGTTCGTGGTTTGCTTCTCTGTGTATGGACAGCCGCCCCTGCAGCTTGGCTCTGCTGACCATGTGTCAGTGTGGCCTCTGTCCCCAGGTGAACTCCTTGGGGCCCTTCACTCTGTCTTTGGCGTCACTAGGTGTTAAGTGCGCCTGCCACTCACTGGCCTTGCCTGCACAGCCATTTCTGGGAGCAGCTCAGTCTCCTTAAGCTGGAGTGTCTCAGGCCTCGCTTAGAAAGGGACCTACCTCCCCAGGAGGCTGTCCCCAGAGCAGATCTTTGTTTCTTGAAGCCTGAAGACACTGAAAAGGCTTTGAATAAATTTATACTTAAGAGCAGCTATCAGCAGCTGCCTCAGATGCCATTGCCTTCCTGAAACCTGCCCTGAATGTGTCTAAAATTACTTGTTCCTGCCTTAGGAgggaatgaacaaatgaatatttattaggcAGCTGCTGAGGTGCAGGGCTCTGCTTCAGGTATTGCCCTGTGCTCTCACTGAGTCCTCACGGTGACCCAGTGGTTCTGTGGTCAATCCTCTTCCCCGTAGGGAAGTGGAGAAGTCTAACGATGCTCCCATGGTCTCATGACTGGGAAACGCTCAAGTCTCCAGCCAGACCTGAGTTCCTGCTGCTGAGACCAGGCACGCGAATCAGGGACCGGCCCTCAGGGTCCCCAGAGGGAAAGTCAAGTCCCGTCTTTCGTGGGTCACTGCCTTCCAGCCCACTCTGCTTTTCCCTCTCGCAGAGGAAGTCAAGcaaagcaaaagagaagaaacagaagcgGCTGGAGGAGCGAGCAGCCATGGATGCTGTCTGTGCCAAAGTGGACGCCGCCAACAGGGTAACTCTCCCCTCTTTCCCTGTCCCTTCCTCCTGCAACTTGAGCTTGGTTTTAAATTTGACTTCTTTTGGCGCCACCCTGTGGCAGAACGGAGTTACTACGCATCCGCACCTCTACTGCCTCCTTGCtgtggtggggttggggtggggcttTGGACCAGCCTGGCTGGAAGCCTGGGAGAGTTGTGAGGAGGACCAGGGATGGACCCAGGCGTGCAGGGAAGTGTGGAGTCAAGAGAAGGTGGCTGCTTCTCTTTGTGGGTCTGTTTCCTTACCACTGGAAAAGTGTCTGGAAAAGTTTTTACTAGGGTTTTGCATCTTGGGGAGGAAGCCTCCCTAGTAAAATATGGTATAGTCTTCTCATTCTTGCCTTCAGACATTTACTGTCTGCCTGGGAGGGGCCACAGGTTGTGTGTGCACTGGGGTTGCGGCAGCCTGGTTTCAAGGGGCCGCAGTCAGTGGAGGAGTAGCCGTGATTCTGAGCACCTGGGGGGCCTGACTGGGAGCAGCTCAGCTTTCCCATGAACCAGGAGAGATTTGGGTCACCCTTCCTGCTGCAGTTCACGTTCCAGGTTTTGTTATTCTTTTAGTCCACTCAGTAAACAGTCATACTTCCAAGGATGTGGCCCAGGGACATGATTGTCCATCTTGGATTTTGACCAGGGAAGGTTAGTTGAGGACCTCGTAGAAGGACATGAGTGGATCAGGGGACCTCTCTTCTCTTGGCCCAGGTGAGCACTGAGCAGGTTTTAGGCCCGGAGGCCAGTGTTTTAGTGTTAGGCAGAAAAGGTTCTTCTTTCCCGTGTCAAATGAAGCTACGGCCCTACACATGACTTCAGAGCTAAGACAGATGGTGGGTCTGTGTGAGGGCTGCTCCTGGGCCGGGGAGCAGTGCCTCCATGTGGGTCCACGTAGGGTGGAGCTGGTGATGGCCAGGCCCATGCTTGTGCTGTGTGctccccttttctttccctccacaGCTTGGAGACCCGCTGGAGGCTTTCCCAGTGTTCAAGAAATACGACCGGAATGGGTGAGTGTTCAGCGTCCCTACCCGTCCTCTCCTTGCTCTTTAGGAATTCACCTTTCCAGAGTAGGTGTCCTCagacttcctttttctttgttagtGAAAAAGCAGAAACGATGGCTAGTATTCTGCTGATACAGATCCCTCCATTAGAGTACCAGAGGGGTCTGTGGATGAGCGCAGGTGGCCTGATCTCAGACTGACGTCTGTGTGGGACTTGGCCGTGCTCTCCGACCGAGAACCACAGAGCGGAAACGAACTTGAGAAATCATCTGGGCTCATTCCCTCGTTTTAGGTAGAGGACCGAGCCTCCGAGAGGCTAAATGAGAGTCTGAGCTTGAGGAGCTTCTCCCTGGCGGCTGAGGGGACTTTTCACTCTCATTCCAGCGCTCCTTCCCTGAGCATATGGTATAATGGTTAAAAGCCACTTAgggctttgtgaccttggacaagttcctTGCCTTTGCTGTGTCTAAGTTTTCGAAATGGGTGCTTTGCCCACAGAGTCATCGGAAGGATTGCGTGCAGTGTCAGTGCCCGGAACACACTGAGGCTGGACCGGAGGGAGCTGTTATTACTCCTGTTCTCCTCCCTAATCCAGCTCACTGCTGATGCTGGATTAAAGCTCCCCTCTCCTTTCTGTTGCTTTGGCTTATAAAATAGGTACCAGAGATGCTATTGGCTCGAGAAAAAAAAGGGGCTATGATTTTACAGAATCATCACCATGGGTTTGAATCATAATGATGCTTCTTATTAACCATATTTGGTTAAGTCGACATACTCTTTGAGCCTTATTTTTTATTGGTTAAATGGAATGATGATGCCAAACTTGCAAGGTGGTTTTAAGGGTCACAGAGACTATATCCAGCACTGTAAGTAGGAGCTGGTGTCAGCATTCTAGTGAATGGGATAAGACAAGTGTAAACGCGTGAGTTGCGAGGAGAGGCTCTAGTAGGTAACGCTGCGTTTGCCTCGCATGGCTGTGTCTGAGTTTCATAGTACCACGTTAAGGTATTCTTCCTGTCTGTGATCAGATGCGGTACAGCTCCTCCCAAAGCTGCATCATCATTCAGATTCCAGGAAGTCCTTTGGCATAGTTtggctgtgacaaacctaggcagtgcaTCAAAAAGcggagatgtcactttgccagaGTGATACAgtcaaaggtccgtatagtcaaagctatagttttttccaatagtcatgtacaaatgtgagaggtggaccataaagaaggctgagcacggaagaactgatgctttcgaattgtgatgctggagaagactcaagagtcccttggacagcaaagagatcaaaccagtgaatcctaaaggagatccaccctgaatattcattggaaggactgatgctgaaggtgaaactccagtactttggccacctgatgctaagagccgactcattggaaaagaccctgatgctgggaaagactgaaggcaggaggaaaggggggcgatgaagatgagatggttagatagcgtcactggctcaatggatataaatttgagcaaactgggagatagtgaaggacagaggaacctggagtgctgcagtctgcgaggttgcaaagaatcaggcacaacttagcgactgaacaccaacagAGATTCCTTACTGTGATCTCAGTGTTCCCGCCCCGCAGTCTCAAGACTTCCAGAAACACGGGCCAGCTCGGAAGCAGGCACTGCCGGTTGACTCTGGGCTCATTTGGTGCCTGGAATTGTGTGCGATTTGTGTGGCTAAGACTGTACTTTCATGTGCTTAAAGAAGTCAGATTAGTGGAGAATCAATACTCTCCAACCGGCCTTCGGAAAATTGATAGCTAAGACAGATGCAGTGCTGTGCTGGGTCATTTCTGACCACTACATGGCCAGTAGTACAAAGAAAGAAGGCTCTTCAGAGCCAGGAGTCCTGTATTCACATGGCCGAGCACACAGGTAGCTCATACACTGCGCCAGTCAGCAGGGGTGACAGCGGCTTCCAGGGGTGATGTCCTCCGAGGAGTCAAGTCAGTCCTTTCAGAATGTGGCGCTTCCTGGAAAATGTGATTTCACAGTATGCCAAAGAGTTTAACTGTAATTTACTTAAGTCATCTAGAAGTAAATAGCAGATcgagggaattccctagcagtctgGTGGTTGGGACTCAGAGATTTCACTACTGTGGCCCATGTTCaggccctggtcagggagctagggtCCTGCAAGCTGCCTGCCATGGCCCCCCCAAAATAGATTGATACCTTAATGCCTCATTGATTAGTTTAGGGAAACAGAACTTGGAGTGAACCTGAACCCTGATGCATTCTGTTGGTCAGCCGAGACCATCCCTGTGGCCTCAGAGGAGGCAACAGGCAGGACTCCTcagggggagggggctgcagTCTTCCTGAAGGGTCTGAGGTCATCCAGCCACTTTTGCAGGCAAGATTGGAAGATAAGAATGAAGGGCTCCCATGGGTGCCCAGTGAGGACTTGATTCAGAAATGAAAGCAACAGGAAAAAGGCCTCAGGGCAGGAACTAAGAGACCAGAGAAGACTCGGGTGTTTATAACAAAGTAGAGAAGAATGGGCAGAGAGAGCAGAGAGGTAGCCGAGAGGGGCAGGAGTTGACAGGGTGTTGAGTCTGATAAGGACGGTGTTGGGGGGCAGCAGGAAGCAGGGCTTGTGTTCAGGATGGTGGTAGGCCGGTGATGACGGTCGTTAATCTCAGCCTGAGCGGCTTCGTTCCTTCACAGGCACCTTCTGTAGTCCCGTCCGGGCTCAGCTTTTCCCTGTAGATGAACTGAGACCAGGCGCACCTCGGCGTCAGGCTGTCCGGGCAGCGGGCGGTGCTGGGCCTGGCGCCGGCTCCAGACGCCTCCTCTCATCTTGCAGGTTGAACGTCTCTATTGAATGTAAGCGTGTGTCTGGCCTGGAGCCGGCCACCGTGGACTGGGCCTTCGACCTGACCAAGACCAACATGCGGACCATGTAAGCAcgcctggggcggggggcggggtgccGGCTGTGCCCTGCAGAGTCGCTGTCCTGACTGCCGCTGTCTCCCAGGTACGAGCAGAGCGAGTGGGGCTGGAAGGACCGAGAGAAGCGCGAGGAGATGACGGACGACCGAGCCTGGTACCTCATTGCGTGGGAAAACCGATCGGTGCCTGTCGCCTTCTCTCACTTCCGGTTTGACGTGGAGTGCGGTGATGAAGTCCTGTACTGGTAGGGGCTGCGGcgcgggggtgggcagggggaggaggcagaggccaCATGCATGTCTGGGCCTGGGCCAGGCCTCCTGGCCCCTGCAGGCTCACCCTGCTTTCCTCCCCAGCTACGAGGTGCAGTTGGAGAGCAAGGTGCGGCGGAAAGGCCTGGGGAAGTTCCTCATACAGATTCTGCAGCTCATGGCCAACAggtagggagggggtggggggtgtgtgtatgtgtgtgcatgtgtgtgtgagttgtgtgtgagtgtgtgtgtgcgtgtgtgagagtTCCTCATACAGATTCTGCAGCTCATGGCCAACAggtagggagggggtggggggtgtgtgtatgtgtgtgcatgtgtgtgtgagttgtgtgtgtgagagttgtgtgtgcgtgtgtgagagtTCCTCATACAGATTCTGCAGCTCATGGCCAACAggtagggagggggtggggtgtgtgtgtgtgtgtgtgcatgtgtgtgtgagagaggtgtgtgtgtgtgtgcatgtgcgtgtgtgagaGTTCCTCATACAGATTCTGCAGCTCATGGCCAACAGGTAGGgagggggtggtgtgtgtgtgtgtgtgtgtgtgagttcccCATACAGATTGTGCAGCTCATGGCCAACAGGCCCCGCTGTGTGTGTGTCGCTCTCGGGAGGAGCTGCCTCTGCCGTACACCCggcaggggaggtggggacaAGGCTCACAGGAATGTTCTGGAAGGGTCTGGAACCTCCCCGCCCTGCCGTGACTCCACGTTTGGTGCAGTGGGCCCAGGGCAGCAAGCAACCCCAAGGGCCTGTTCTGTGCATCTCCACTGGGGCGCGGAGGAGAAGCCAGTCAGGTGGGGAGCAGCCTCGTCTCAGAGGGCGGCAGTGAGACTACTGAGCAGGGCTCAGGAGCACTCCCAGGAGCAAGCGGGAGACGGCAGGCGGAGACACAAGAGAGCATGTGTGATTTAGCACCTGTTTCTCCTTCTGGACGgttctctctgcttccttctcagcACACAGATGAAGAAGGTTATGTTAACGGTATTTAAGCACAATCATGGCGCCTACCAGTTCTTCAGAGAAGCGTTGCAGTAAGGAGCTGGGCCTGGTGGGGGACCCTCTGGGCGGCGGCGGCTGCCGGCCCATGTCTTTTTCCCTGTCCTGGCCCCCCTCATCCTGACACGGAGTTCCTGGGCCTGAGGTCCAGGGGGCGGAGGCTGGGGGAGATGGTGTGGGCGCGCCTCCGGCTTGGTCCCCTGCCCTGCTCCTGAGCCCTGACTCCTGGGGTGAAAGGCAGTCCGCCGCCCCCCACCaaccctttcctcctgcctgcctgcagaTTTGAAATCGATGACTCTTCCCCAAGCATGTCCGGTTGCTGTGGGGAGGACTGCTCCTATGAGATCCTGAGCCGGAGGACCAAGTTTGGGGACAGCCAGCACTCCCATTCGAGTGGGCACTGTGGCGGCTGCTGCCACTGAGTCCGAAGCCGGAACGCACTCTCCAAGGCCTGTCCTCTCCCTGGTCTCACGCCACTTGCCGGGCGGCCTCCTCAGCCCCAACCCTGGGGAGGGGTGGTCCGCCTGCCCCCCTGCTTTCCCCTGGAAGGGCAGGCTGCCCGGAGGGGCAGCGAGGAGCCGGGCACCCGGCACGTCCTCTCACAGTGGCTGCCTTCTCACGTGGCCCTCGGCCCTGAGCATGGGGCTCTGTGACCTCCCTGCCGCCGAATTCCTGACAAGCCCcctccccgccacacacacagCTGGACGAATGGAGCGTTTATTCACAGCTTCGTGAAAATCCTGGAGCCCTGGGTCAGGGTCTGGCTGGTTCCCAAAGAGGAATGGGCTCAGCGTAGGATCTTGTGCCGAGAGAGGCTTCAGAGTGGCTTCTCCTATTCGGTGGAGGGGACGCTCGACGGAGACCCCTGGAAGGCCTGTTGTGTCACAACTCCGGGGAGCAAGGGTGCTCTTCCTGGCTGTGCCTTTGTGGATCCGCAGTTAGAGTGGAGTTGTCCCAGGGACCAGCTGGCTCTGGGAGCCCGTGGTTGTCAGCAAGATGCTGAGGGGCCGGGAAGCCGCGTCAGTGGGGCCTGTGCGGGAACTAGGGCTTCTCTGGCTTCTGACCAGACTGCATCCCAAGCTTGGCCCCGTGATCTCAAGGTGGTGGCCTGAGGTTTTTATCTGTAGGAAGGAGCTGGAGCCCGGCCTTCTCATCTCCATCCCCTCGGTGCCTCTCTGCCTCTCGCCTGCCCCCTGCCCCGATCTGACTCTCAAGGGGGAAATAACATCAGGGAGCCCCTCGTCTTCCCCCTTAAGGCCCCTCGTTCCTGCCATAGTTAATGCTGTTTCCTCTCATCTTGGTGCTGTTAGCTCTCTGAGGGTGGGTCTCCTTCCCCACCGccatcccccctgccccccagccttcAGAGAGCCCCCAGCCAGCAGCAGGCCTGCCTGcacccccagcctggcccctgcTCCCTCAGGGAGGCCCGCCCTGGCTGGCAGCACAGGACGCGGCCCCACAGCTGCTCTTCTCCCTGGTGCCGCCAATGGTGGCAGGTGGGCGGGGAAGCCCCTTCCTCTCTCGTGGGGTGGACAGGGCATGGGGTCAGAGCTCAGGCTACCCCTCATCCCCAGACCTTACTCCCCTTCCAGGGAAGAGAATGACCAAATCCTTATCCAGGAAAAAGCACCTGCTGCCTCCCCTGGGACAGCCTGGAGCTCTGCCTTCCAGAGCATCCCAAAGGTCCTGCCTGCAGAGTGTTGCTCCCAGGAGGTTGGTCAGTGCTTCTGACCTCAGTCCACTcacaccccagcccctgccctggctcAGGCCACCTGTGCAGGCCAGTCTCCCCGAAGCTGCTCTGGCTTCTCCCAGGCTCCCACGTGTGCGGGGCTGGGGCACACAGCCTCCCCACTGAGTGCTCTGCGATGCTCTTGACTGGCCAGCGGTGGACATGGCACTCCCTTGGAGAGGGCCCCGTACTTTCACATTGGAGCAAACCCACCTTTGCCCCACTCGGCTGGCTCCCAGCAGTTTTTACCCAAAGGGGAGGGTTTTCATTGCTGGGAGGATGTTAGAGGGTTCCTTCCAAGAATCTTGAAACAATGGAAGCATATTCAGAAAGAGCTTTTCCTTTGATCCCTGCTGTCTGTCAAAGGACACACAGAATGATAAACAGTCATCATTTTAGAACATGGATTTCTGATAACCTCCCACTCAGGGCCCCGGAGGGACCCCAGTGTAAATCCCACATAAAGGGAGGGAAGCGTCCATGTCTCTCTCCCTTCACTGGACACCTGGCTCTGAGCCCCGTTGGTCAATGGACACTGGTGTGGGCCATGCCTGTCTAGCCGCCTCTGCCGACACCCACAGGCTGCTGGGGACGGGGGtcaggctgggcagggaggcagagcCTGAGGCTTATAGGTCACCCTGTTGCCATTGAGCCTGTTCAGTTCTCAGCCATCAGTCTCCATTTCCGCAAGGTCTTGGTTTTAAGAAACAGCAGGTCTTGTACCAGGCTTTCTGGTTTGTTGTTTGCTGCtgcccagtcgcttcagtcgtgtccgaccctgcgaccccatagatggcagcccaccaggctcccccatccctggtggTTTGTTCGGGGcatgttaaaaaatattgagacttgttttttaGTTGTTTTCCACTCTATTTCAGGTTATTTTCATTAATGTCAGATGTATACATGACGTGTGTGGTTCTTTTTaacctttcctgttttttttggtttttttagagGAAACTTTGGAGATAAAATGCCTtcttgatatatatgtatattttttttttctttagcaactTGTTATCACTGGAATCAAAGGGAAAAGTGATCTTTTTTTTGCATTGGTTGTGTTTGTGTGTCACAAATAAAAGACACTTTGTTCAGCTGCTGGGACGGCTTCCTGGTGCTGAGGTACCATAGCAGTAAGGGCTCAGACCACCTAGCATTGGATCTAAACTCTCAGGGCACGTAGCTGTGATGGCCCCACACCTCTTCCTGTGAAGGAAGCCTCGGGCAGGGAAAAGCCCAGGGCATTGGTGGTGAGGAGCCAGTCGTGGAAACAGACCACCGAATGCATGTTTGTGCCACTTCTCAGAAGCCCAGGGCAGAGGTCAAAGGTCTTCTGAAGGGTGCCTGCTCTGCACGCTGGAGAGAGTCCCAGGCCAAGTGTTGTGACATCTAACATCTGCAGGCAAACATAAATGACAGAACGTGTGTGTGGGAGTTGACTAGAAGAGTGTGTTGGTGTTTCTTTGACTTAACTGGGGTACTCGGAATATTCTTCGTCTCTAGAAAAGATCCCGGTCCCCCCTTCACTCAGGAAAAGACAGAGGCCCAAAGGAAGAGTAACTCATGTCAGGCCTGACAGGGCAGGAGAATTAGGAGCTGGAGGAGGCTCAGGCCTCTTGAGTGTGACGGAGCTGTGCGGCTTCTCCCAGGCGGACTCCCGCCGAAGCTTGTCCCAGGGAGCAGGGGCAGGAAGTGGGCCGGGAGCCAGGGCTCAGAGCGCTCCCTGTGGACGCTGAGGGCCAGCCTCCTCGTGTTGCTGCCCGGCGGTCACCTCTGCCGGAAGGTGGAGAGGGCGGCCGGGGTGGAGCCCTGAGCCGCCGAAGTCTTTGCGGTCTGGCAGGACAGCGATCTGAGGAAAGGAGCAGAGTCAACAGCTGTCTCGAAGATGCCCCATGTTAGGGCCTCAGCCCTGTGGGTGGGGGCACAGCTGGGGATGGTGGGTGCAGCTCCCTTACCCTGGAGGCATGAAGGAAGGCATCCTAGCCCTTGGGGAAGGAGAGCATTTTAAATGCTGGAGCATCACTCCAGAGATGGAATTCTGCCtccgccaccccaccccctacccccaagtTCTTTGTTCcttgagagtgaaagtcactcaatcatgtccgactcagcgaccccatgggctatacagtccatggaattctccaggccagaatgctggagtgggtaacctttgccttctccaggggatcttccaacccagggatcaaacctaggtctcctgcattgcaggtggatttttttaccagctgagccacaggggaagcccttgtTCCTTGAAGGCTGTTGTAATCCCAGGCAGGAATTCCTTGGAGTCACTGTACCCTTGCTGCAGAGTAAATGCCCAGATCTAGAAGGATTGGAGGGGCCTCCCTTTGCTGCCACTTGCCCCGTCTGCCCTCCACACCACTTTCCTAAGTAACCGGGCTGCTTCTTTGGTCCTCTGAGGCGGCTGCCCCCACCCCTACCTCCACCTGTGGCTCAGACTTCATCATTCCAAGTGGTACCGGCTGGAGCGCCCATCCCCCCTCACCGCCACCACTTCAGTGAGCAGATAGAGCAAGAGGCACAGTTGCAGGATGAGAGGTCCTCAATTTCAGGCAGAGCCTGAGCTGGTCTGAAAGTTTCCCCAGTGTGTGAAACCTGGTCACCGATGGTTTCTACCACCAGGCTTTGAAAGTGGCTGCTTCAAACAGGCAGGTTTATTCTAgttttttctgcttttcc is drawn from Ovis aries strain OAR_USU_Benz2616 breed Rambouillet chromosome 21, ARS-UI_Ramb_v3.0, whole genome shotgun sequence and contains these coding sequences:
- the NAA40 gene encoding N-alpha-acetyltransferase 40, with product MGRKSSKAKEKKQKRLEERAAMDAVCAKVDAANRLGDPLEAFPVFKKYDRNGLNVSIECKRVSGLEPATVDWAFDLTKTNMRTMYEQSEWGWKDREKREEMTDDRAWYLIAWENRSVPVAFSHFRFDVECGDEVLYCYEVQLESKVRRKGLGKFLIQILQLMANSTQMKKVMLTVFKHNHGAYQFFREALQFEIDDSSPSMSGCCGEDCSYEILSRRTKFGDSQHSHSSGHCGGCCH